The DNA region taccatgtaagaagGTAATAATCTGCTTGCATTAATCTTTGTCAACATGTGTATATATACAAAGATCCTAGGCTATAATGAAGGTAACTAAATATACACCTAACCATAATGGTAACTAAATATTCTTCTAATATATTTACTTGGTGGCCTAGAATATTCTTCTAATATATTTACATCAATAAAGATGgtaactaaatatttacataatattCTAACACAAATAACTTTAATATATAAGATGTGTGCTAAAGTTGGCATGGTGAAGGCCTTGTATAATATTGATGATCATTATTATGTAAAAATCAGCTTCAAGAATTGATGGAGAGTAGTGTAATATGCTGAACCACAGGCTAGGCTCTTTTGCTTACCAAGTTGAATGAGTTGTCTCAATGACTGTGGATTGAAAGCACAAATACAATCCACGTTTTTCACTCACTCACAAGTCACAAATGGGATTGAGACTTAAAACCAAAATATTTAACTTGTCATCACTATGGTTGCTTAATTTCAGCACCAACAACTTAACAGGTAATTTCAAGCAACATGTTATTGTTTGGTAATCTCGACTAGTCTTGCATCCAGGGGCAGGGCTAGAACGTTAACTACGGGTTTGGCCAAATCCAGTAAGTTTAGTCCAAATTTTGTACTTGTATTAAGAAATTcactaaatattaaaaaaaaaaaaaattagaacccAGTTATTATATAATACTTGATGTTACTATCCTAGAATTTAAAATGCATAAAGTTCAAAtcctaagggcctgtttggaaagccaccccggtaattggaattggatgtaattgggtgtaattacacagtttggcctgtttgtttgaccaggtaattacacagttaggtgggaattgggtgtaattgacagggtgtaattacactctccaattctcaagggggggctgagaattgggtgtaattatacCCTGTAATTATagagttactttttagtttatttctttttttattttatttaatttctttttttttttttttaatttctttgcttttctaatttattttttatttttactttttaattatttttattttttaaaatatttttttttatattatttatatttcatttcctttcttctcatttccaacctttacttcttgtggttccatgtaattgctcgtattttttattttattttattttattcatttagcataacagtattattattctaatttttgaaactacatatcttaatattagaaagaatgagtcattaacaaacttggcatataatgagtgacgtattaaagtataatttcgttgtgaatgtggttatagacttatattttccctttcttttgaattataggagtatttacttatgttacgttggaacttacttatgtaatgttgaaatttgacataagagtattatgttaaaaaaaattcttttggattttgaatttaggttatattttttactttaatttatttgttttaatactattgacttgttatttcacattgcttgttgtttatttttcacttataattgatagaatttttgttaaacatttgaataatattgtggcattatatttataaatattctttttttttctcaaacatcaaatcccatgatgttctcacaaaaaacgtatttataatcaattaaaataaaaatattattaatttgaaattatatatcaactattttttacaatattagttacaaatatatgattattaattaacatattttcaagaaataatgtgttattaaatagttaatttaatatcatgtataaaggcacatattttttaaatattaattttaaattttttatagtgaagttttattttaaaattaaactaactgtgtaattacacttgtgcaaccaaacagcacgcttgtaattacactgtaattacattatgaaaacaaacaggtcattgtaattacaatactgtgtaattactagggtagtaattacaccaattccaattaacaggtggctttccaaacagaccctaacAGTTGCGCCTCTGCTTGCATCATGCATGAAGTTGCTGCTTGTTGATATATGAAGTCCATAGATTTTAAAATGGATCAAGATAATGTATATCATTATCTGTATTATGGATGCAACATTGGAAAACTTGAGCAGTCAaacaaatttaatctagaaatgttttccaatttttccgTGTTCGGTTGATcacaaaaattttgaaaaaaaatttctttaggaaaataagttacttaaaatgaggaaaatgacttccataatggaagtagggaaaataagTTCCACAAGTGGCATTCAACATTGATTGTGTCTTCCCAACCTCcaacacacctcatcttcaccTCCACCCCCACCTCTcatagtatttgtctagattatatacaaatattattagtataatattttttgcttatgtaccgaacacaagaaaataagtaaggaacttatttttttggaaaacattttccttcatacagAACACACCCATACTCTTTCTGAGGATTTTCACGGAAGCTAAAAACATTATAAATGGATCTTTTTTTATCTCTATAATTTGGGAGGAATTATTGCCAAAGAGATTGGGAGTCCACAAATTGGAGATACTTCCTTTGCAGTATAATAAACACTTCCTTTGCAGTATAATAAACTAAGTTCTTCCATACCGGCAGAGCTCTTCAATATCTCTACGCTAAGAGGGACGTCACTTGCTTGCAATAACCTTTGGGGCATTCAAATCTCTGTATCCCCTTCCCTCCAAATTCCATTCTCGTCTTGTGTTCTTTGAACTGCCAATCTCCTTCTTCTTTTAATCACACTGTGAAAGTATGCAGTGTTTTTTTCCCTACCCGCTAGCCATTTAGCCTAAGTTTTTTTACCTCAAAACTGCATCCTGTAGCTTCAGGTTGTGAAAATACTCCACCTTTTCTTTGATTAACTCGATTTTACTTAATAGAAAGTATAAGTAGAAGAATTCATAGACACCAGCAAAGGTTCGTGATCGGAGAGCACACCCTAGCAAGGTGAACCACTAATGTTGCAGAGAATTCATCAGACCGCTCAACATTGAGTAAGATCCTATCCAACCTCACCATATAGCTGAACTGAAATAAAGATAGCGATGCCCACACTAAAATTCTCTCCTAGTTTATTTAGTGATTCAAAGGCTTAATGACCTACCTCATGAGGGTCTAAGATTTGTAATCTATTATTAAGAAAATTAATCAGTTTTACGTGCACTTGTCACAGTTACTTGATAATATATAAGATACATGGTGGGATTTTTAACTATTTTATGCAACATTTCTGCAGTATGTCGAGTATGGAAGCATATTAGTTAAACTGTAGGTGGTGAGTTTAGTACTTGTTATAATAAGATTGGCAAGTCAGTTTTGCCAAGTAAAGCTTTCAGCTTACAGTATTGGTTGGATCCTGTTGTATGTGTTATCACTCTACTGCTTTGAAATTCGAGACCATACCATAAACTCATTAGGAAAGAAAACAAATATATATTGAAGAATGGATATCAAGAttctatattattttattttttggtacAACTAGACCATCTGCAATTTCTGGCAGGATTCCATCATCTAATTTCTCACATGTTACTCTGAATAAGGACCATAATGCAGCCTTCTCGATACTGCATTTATTTTGCCCTCTTTTAATCTATTTTTGGCTTAACACAGAATGGTGCAAGAAATGCAGATGGAGATCTTGTCTATGCTGCTGCAAAAATACATTTAAAAGTCCTTGGACTTGTGTTTAGCAAGGGACTTTTAACTGTATTCAACCTTGGTGAGGATTATTTTAATGAAAAGCTTCCGCTacactgatttttttttatgacaagggaacctACAGCTATCTTTCGGGTGCGCGAAGGGTAGCGCACAGGATAAACTCCGCTCCTATGCAATAGCCAACAAATCACATAAGAGATAACCCCCACCCCACTAGGCAAGTCCCGTGCAACGAGCTCAACTCAGAAGACAAATCTTGTTGTCAGGGGTTCGAACGTGAAACCTCCATTATAGAATtttcatgctcaaccaactgagctacccTTACGGGTCTGAAATAGAAATAATCCGCTACACTAGTTTTTCAATAGCACAAACCAAATAGCcaataaaaaataatatcaaaataaTTAATCTCAATATAACTAATTAATTCCAGCATAACTAGTCTTCAAACCAAACATCCCCTAAGAGAGTTACTCTTTTATAAGAGATACAACAAAAGGAGGAAACTTTACAAAAAAATTACTTACTGCTGCAAAAATAGCTCAACTGGCAAGTTTAAAAGCATCAATGAACAAACCATACGTAAAACCCATCTTGAAGTTGTTCAAAAGAGCAATAGGAAAAGTCACCTTAGGCCTACTATAGTAAAATCTTGTCACATATTCAGTAATTAAGACACACACTACAGCAGCAATGACATCATTAACTCCTAAAGCTCCAAATGATAGAGAAATTGTCTGTGCCACATAAAATCCACCAAGTAATGATATACCTCCAAACAGTGCCCTTCTTGAAGGGGTTTTGAAATAATTTCTTGATATTTCTGGCACTATACGAATAATGTCAATCAGTCGCTTAGGTCCTAGTCCATTATCTTGTACAGCTTGAATTTTGAATAATCTTGATGATGGTCTTGGTAAAGCCCTAATTTTGGGAGTGATGGCGTATTGGATAAGGTTTGTAGATGTTAAAGCTAGAGAATGGGTCATTTGGTATTTATGTGATTAAAGGGAAGAGAATATATAGGATGGATGATTTAGCAACTatttggttgaatgaataatgaaaaGATGGAGAGGCATAAGAACATGAATAAAACCCAATCCTCAATGTCCCTATCTTTGTTTTCCTTAAATACCCCTGACTGAACACTTGCAAGTAGCTAGTAGCTAGTAGCTAGTAGCAAGTAGCAAGGAGCAACACGTTTAACTAGAGCACTTTTATGTCCTtctggaaataaaattattactcTGTTAGTTGATATCACAtgaagagaaaagacatcattatCCCCTAACTATACTCGAAGTTGTTACGACACACATTATTTTTTTATGGGTTCTATTATTCCTAAACTTTTTAAAATGGAATCATTATCAACCTAAGCGCTAACGTGGCAACGAGAGTGCATTGCACTCTCTTTGGGAGAGTGACAAGCATAAAATCTTACCTGTGTCATTTTTTAATTGGTACTTCACATCAAAGCTTAAAGTTTTTTtctaaactgatttttttttttaaatgtggaaaacttaattttttttattaaaaatctgCATTTTCTTGAAATACGGAAAActgaattgtttttaaaaaatatgaaaattcATTTTTTAGAAAATAATTCTGGAAGAGTTTTCTTATTAAAAATCTAGACTTTTTTAAATCtgcaaaactaattttttttaagaaaaatgtgaaaaactgattattttttctatatatgaaaaaaaatCTAGTTTTCCAGATCTAGTTTAAAAAAGaggttttccacattttaaaaagaATAATTAATTTATCCAAATTCTtataaaaattcagttttttcacATATTGACAAGAAAAAacactttttccagattttttaaataaataatcCAGATTTTATCtgaaaaaataaaagtgtcctaaaaaatgaaatcatgaaaatctagattttttaagaaattttttaaaaaataatcccatttttcatattttaagaaaatccatttcttccatattttataaaaaaaaaatccttgttTTCaaattagttttaaaaaaaaaacgagttttcaaaaaatcaaattttcagattttttttttaaatatccattttttattattttaaaagaaaattcacttttcaaattttaaaaaaaattgctttattagcaaaaagaattaaaaaataaGGTATATTGTAGCAATTTCGTGTATAGTTCAAGGGGTAATGATGCCTTTTCCCATCACAGAAACAatggaatctttttttttttttttttggttttctatcCGATGTCCCGTACCCGCATTGGGACCCGACTAATCCGGATTAGTAGCATATTATGTCAAGCTCTTAAAATATGTTTATTTTTCACATTTCTTTGAACTCCATGTTCACACAATGGATTCTTATTCGCatttagttttaaaaattatttattttaaaattatttttgtcgggcatattttttaaaaaagtatttttgaggaGTTGCAGTTTATGTTTAACTAATTGATttacaacaataacatatccCGTATAATTCCACAAGTGGGTATGAGAGAGTAGGATGTACTAGATCTTACCCCTATTAAAATAGCAATTTGTGCTCCGTTTTTAAAAGTGCTTATGAGGAACACAACTTGGAGTCTTTAGTTGACTTCACGAATGAAAATTTTCACAAGTTGGAGTCTTTAGTTGACTTCAAGAATGAAAGTTTAGACTTTTAGTCATCATATTTAATGAATCGAAAGGTCCCTTTTGACTGTTTTGCAGCATTTAAATGACATAGTCAACATAGCTTGGAGACTTTAGTTGACTTCAAGAATGAAGGTTTTCACCATTtatgtcgtttttttttttttcctcaaataATTTATCGCATTGTCGGCAGTTGGGGAAAGTAGTTCCAAGATGTATACCCCAATGGAAATTATCTATAACTAGTATCAAAGTCACCATCAAGATATGTTTTGAAATGGAAGACATTTATGACAGCTATTGCTACGACTCAGTCTCAAACAAGTTTGAATCGGTTATACCAACCTAGGACATTTACGACCAAATATTATGTTAATCATTTGTTATCAGAAACACATCTCTGTGAAGAAACAAAAGGAGAACTTTGAAACATTTATATATGTCCCAAATCCGCACTACTACTTCTCATAGACAAGTTTTATTTTCAAAGCAATGGCACTCATAGAGAAGTCCTTGTTCTATTCTCAACTAACATTCTTTTTGCTTCAATATGTTGTGACTAGTTCAGCCATCAAGATTGAAACCAACATTACAACTGATCAGTTATCTCTTCTTTCCCTGAAATCTCAGATCATTTCTGACCCTTTTTTGCTCTTGACCAAAAGCTGGTCTCAGGACACTTCTGTTTGCAATTGGATTGGAGTCACTTGTGGCTCTAGGCACCATAGAGTGACTTCCTTGAACATCTCCAGCATGGGTCTAACAGGAACCATTCCGCGATATTTTGGGAACCTCACATTTCTTGTTTCTGTTGACTTGACAAGCAACAATTTCTATGGGAATCTGCCTCAAGAAATCGCTCATTTGCATCGACTAAAGTTTGTGAGATTGAGTTATAACAACTTTAGTGGTGAAGTTCCTTCTTGGTTTGGTTTCTTAGCTCAACTTCAAGTTCTTAGTCTTAGGAATAATAGTTTTACCGGTTTAGTCCCTTCTTCACTTTCTAACATTTCCAATCTTGCAACTTTGGATTTGGCCTTCAATGCTTTAGAGGGACAGATCCCAAAAGACATTGGAAATCTTAAAAATTTGAGGGGTTTAAACCTGGGAAGAAACAACCTTACAGGTTCTGTTCCTCCATCCTTCTCAAATGCCACAAAGCTGGAAACTTTGTTTCTTTCTAACAATTTCCTTCATGGAAACATCCCAAATGGGATCGGTGATCTTCACAGCCTGAACTGGTTGACTGTAGAAACTAATCAGCTTACAGGTTCTATACCGTTCTCAATTTTCAATATTTCCACCCTTGAGACTAttggattttccaaaaatggtttATCTGGTAATCTCCCTACTGATTTATGTGATCATCTTCCTATTCTCAAAGGGTTTTATCTTTCTTTTAATAAGTTGCAAGGTCATATGCCACAAAGCTTGTCAAGATGTTACGAACTTCAGCTGTTGTCTCTGTCGAATAATGAATTTGATGGACCGATACATAGTGAACTTGGGATGTTAAGTAACTTGCAGGCCTTAT from Lycium barbarum isolate Lr01 chromosome 10, ASM1917538v2, whole genome shotgun sequence includes:
- the LOC132614064 gene encoding uncharacterized protein ycf20-like, encoding MTHSLALTSTNLIQYAITPKIRALPRPSSRLFKIQAVQDNGLGPKRLIDIIRIVPEISRNYFKTPSRRALFGGISLLGGFYVAQTISLSFGALGVNDVIAAVVCVLITEYVTRFYYSRPKVTFPIALLNNFKMGFTYGLFIDAFKLAS